The DNA region AACGGGGCGGGTGGCGGTCGGTGTCCCGGCTGGGCTGCACCCGCTTGGGTTCGCCCGGCATCTTCGGGTAATTCGGCGGGTAGGGCAGATCCCCCAGACCGTGGGCCTCGTCGGCGGCCGCCATCTCCAGCAGCGGTTGCAGGGACTGCGGATGATCGCCGATGCCGCTCCACGGGTCACCGCGCCGGGCCAGCAGCGCCGGCACGGTGGCGATGGTGAAGTCGTCCGCGTCGACATCGCCCGCCAGTTCCTCCCAGGTCAGCGGGGTGGAGACGGTGGCGATCGGGGTGGCCCGCGCCGAATACGCCGACGCCATGGTGCGGTCGCGGGCGTTCTGGTTGAAGTCGACGAAGATCCGCTCGCCGCGCTCCTCCTTCCACCAGGAGGCGGTGACGGTATCCGGTGCGCGCCGCTGCATCTCGCGGGCCAGCGCGATACCGGCGCGACGGACCTCGATGAAATCCCAGTCGGCGCTGATCGGAAGGTAGACGTGCAGGCCGCGACCGCCGGAGGTCTTGACGTGGCCGACCAGCCCCAGCTCGTCGAGCAGCGGGCGCAGCACGTCCAGCGCGACCGCGCGGGCCTCCGCGAAGCCGGTACCGGGCTGCGGATCCAGGTCGACGCGCAGTTCGTCGGGATGGTCGGTGTCGGCGCAGCGCACCGGCCAGGGATGGAAGGTGACGGTGCTCATCTGCACGGCCCACAGGATGTCGGCGGGCCGGACGACCTTGAGGACGTCGGCGGTGCGCCCGGAGGGGAACGTCACCCGGCACGTTTCCACGTTCTCGGGGTGTCCCCGGGGCAGTCGTTTGGAGTAGACCTCGGCACCGCCGATCCCGTCGGGGAACCGTTGCAGGTGCGTGGGCCGGCCCGCCAACCGGTTCAGCA from Mycolicibacter sp. MU0083 includes:
- a CDS encoding DNA polymerase domain-containing protein; this translates as MTGAEELDVDGVAVRFTSGDKVYYPRLGAAGTKRALADYYLAVAGGPLLNRLAGRPTHLQRFPDGIGGAEVYSKRLPRGHPENVETCRVTFPSGRTADVLKVVRPADILWAVQMSTVTFHPWPVRCADTDHPDELRVDLDPQPGTGFAEARAVALDVLRPLLDELGLVGHVKTSGGRGLHVYLPISADWDFIEVRRAGIALAREMQRRAPDTVTASWWKEERGERIFVDFNQNARDRTMASAYSARATPIATVSTPLTWEELAGDVDADDFTIATVPALLARRGDPWSGIGDHPQSLQPLLEMAAADEAHGLGDLPYPPNYPKMPGEPKRVQPSRDTDRHPPR